A single genomic interval of Adhaeribacter pallidiroseus harbors:
- a CDS encoding 2,3,4,5-tetrahydropyridine-2,6-dicarboxylate N-succinyltransferase: MMLQQLIDQAWEDRTKLQESATTDAIRDVIEQLEKGKLRVAEPVGDGKWHVNQWVKKAVLMYFPIQKMETIKVGPFEFHDKMALKQNYEQLGVRVVPHAIARYGAFVAKGVIMMPSYINIGAYVDEGTMVDTWATVGSCAQVGKNVHLSGGVGLGGVLEPVQASPVIVEDGAFIGSRCILVEGCHIGKEAVIGANVCITGSSKIIDVTQPEPVIYNGYVPPRSVVIPGSYTKNFPAGDYQVPCALIIGQRKESTDLKTSLNEALRDNSVAV; encoded by the coding sequence ATGATGTTGCAACAACTAATTGACCAAGCCTGGGAAGACCGGACCAAATTACAGGAAAGTGCTACAACCGATGCTATTCGGGATGTAATAGAACAACTCGAAAAAGGTAAATTACGGGTAGCCGAGCCCGTTGGTGATGGGAAATGGCACGTAAACCAATGGGTTAAAAAGGCGGTTTTAATGTATTTCCCGATTCAAAAAATGGAAACTATAAAAGTAGGACCTTTTGAGTTCCATGATAAAATGGCTTTAAAGCAAAATTACGAACAATTAGGCGTGCGTGTAGTGCCTCATGCCATTGCCCGGTACGGTGCCTTTGTGGCCAAAGGTGTAATCATGATGCCGTCGTACATTAATATTGGCGCTTACGTAGACGAAGGCACGATGGTAGACACTTGGGCTACTGTTGGCTCTTGCGCCCAGGTGGGTAAAAACGTGCATTTAAGCGGAGGAGTTGGTTTAGGCGGCGTACTGGAACCCGTGCAAGCTTCTCCGGTAATTGTGGAAGACGGCGCCTTTATTGGGTCGCGTTGTATTTTAGTCGAAGGATGCCATATCGGGAAAGAAGCCGTTATAGGTGCCAATGTGTGTATCACGGGTTCTTCTAAAATTATTGATGTCACGCAACCGGAGCCGGTAATCTATAATGGCTACGTGCCACCCCGTTCCGTAGTTATACCGGGTTCTTACACCAAAAATTTCCCGGCAGGCGATTATCAGGTACCTTGCGCCTTAATTATCGGCCAACGCAAAGAAAGTACGGATTTAAAAACTTCCTTAAACGAAGCTCTCCGGGACAACAGTGTAGCGGTGTAA
- a CDS encoding glycosyltransferase, whose product MKKTRLLIASVLKPVNDTRMFEKIGCSLAKLPNTEVHLAGFPGVLPNTKFTISFHPFSAFKRLSWGRVKVQWEFWQLLRQLQPDLLIISTHEFLIVAVLFKLFFKKKLWYDVRENYYLNLTTQNFYGGVTKHLLAYGIRVTEILSAPFIAHYLLAEKSYAGELPFIKNKFTVLENKYISLIASPPVYKTFPVKIESRPIRFLFSGTISQMHGIFEAIALCQQLQERQAAISLTIIGYCAVPDTFNRLKELQKACSFITLIGGDSLVPHSEIVKQIQNCHVGLLPYQPHPSTFRCVPTKLFEYLANGLPVLVQENPYWADIINQNKAGVNLNFKKFNASAILKKLTTQEFYPDGSSPEVFWSTEEVKLLSLFNKYFKHP is encoded by the coding sequence ATGAAGAAAACCCGACTTTTAATCGCCTCGGTACTTAAGCCCGTAAACGATACCCGCATGTTCGAGAAAATTGGATGTTCACTGGCCAAATTACCCAATACCGAGGTACATCTAGCTGGTTTTCCGGGAGTTCTGCCAAATACAAAGTTTACGATCAGTTTTCATCCGTTTTCTGCTTTTAAACGCTTAAGCTGGGGTCGGGTAAAAGTGCAATGGGAATTCTGGCAACTGCTACGGCAACTACAACCCGATTTACTCATTATCAGCACGCACGAGTTTTTAATAGTAGCCGTACTTTTTAAACTTTTTTTTAAAAAAAAGCTGTGGTACGACGTCCGGGAAAACTATTATCTGAACCTGACTACCCAAAATTTTTACGGGGGAGTTACGAAACACTTGCTGGCTTATGGCATCCGAGTTACCGAAATACTAAGCGCCCCGTTTATAGCGCATTACTTACTAGCCGAAAAATCGTACGCCGGCGAATTACCTTTTATTAAAAATAAGTTTACCGTACTCGAGAACAAGTATATTTCCCTGATAGCCAGCCCACCTGTTTATAAAACTTTTCCGGTAAAAATTGAGTCTCGTCCAATCCGGTTTTTGTTCTCCGGTACCATTTCGCAAATGCACGGTATTTTTGAGGCGATTGCGTTATGCCAACAATTGCAAGAAAGACAGGCTGCTATTTCGTTAACTATTATTGGTTACTGTGCTGTTCCGGATACTTTCAACCGGCTTAAAGAATTACAAAAGGCTTGTTCCTTTATTACTTTAATCGGGGGTGACTCGCTGGTACCCCATTCCGAAATAGTAAAGCAAATTCAGAATTGCCACGTGGGTTTATTGCCATACCAACCCCATCCCAGTACCTTCCGGTGCGTACCTACCAAGCTTTTTGAATACCTGGCAAATGGCTTACCCGTGTTAGTTCAAGAAAATCCCTATTGGGCCGATATCATAAATCAAAATAAAGCCGGAGTGAACCTAAATTTTAAAAAATTTAATGCATCTGCAATTTTAAAAAAGCTTACTACGCAAGAATTTTACCCGGATGGGTCCTCGCCCGAAGTTTTCTGGAGTACGGAAGAAGTAAAACTTTTAAGTTTATTTAATAAATATTTTAAACATCCTTAA
- a CDS encoding 3-oxoacyl-ACP synthase III family protein — MRNSKIAGVGHYLPEKVVTNFDLEKIMETSNDWILERTGIEERRYFEPGKDTTANMGAKASLKALAMAGVEASQLDLIVFATLSPDYVFPGSGVLLQRELKLKEIPAIDVRNQCSGFIYALSIADQFIKTGMYNNVLVVGSEIHSSGLDMTTRGRAVSVIFGDGAGAVVLRPAEAEDSGILSTHLHADGELAEELACLAPTSNQAERLTSAMIEDGSIYPVMNGQTVFKNAVVRFPEVIMEALQQNNYQPQDIDMLIPHQANLRIIQFIQQKMKLPAEKVFSNIQRYGNTTAASVPIALSEAVEQGKIKSGDLVCLAAFGSGFTWASALIRWS; from the coding sequence ATGAGAAATTCGAAGATTGCCGGGGTTGGCCATTATTTACCCGAAAAAGTGGTTACGAATTTTGATCTGGAAAAAATTATGGAAACGTCTAACGACTGGATTCTGGAACGCACCGGAATTGAGGAACGTCGTTATTTTGAACCAGGAAAAGATACCACCGCCAATATGGGAGCGAAAGCCAGTTTAAAGGCTTTGGCTATGGCGGGCGTGGAAGCTTCGCAACTTGATTTAATTGTATTTGCCACGCTAAGCCCCGATTATGTGTTTCCGGGTTCCGGCGTTTTACTGCAACGCGAGTTAAAGTTAAAAGAAATTCCGGCTATTGATGTGCGTAACCAATGCTCCGGTTTTATTTATGCCTTATCCATTGCCGATCAGTTTATTAAAACGGGCATGTACAATAATGTGCTGGTAGTAGGTTCCGAAATCCACTCTTCTGGCCTGGACATGACCACCCGAGGTCGTGCCGTTTCCGTAATTTTCGGGGATGGCGCGGGCGCCGTGGTGTTAAGGCCCGCCGAAGCCGAAGATTCCGGCATTTTATCGACGCATTTGCACGCCGACGGAGAATTGGCCGAAGAGTTGGCTTGCCTGGCGCCTACCAGTAACCAAGCCGAGCGTTTAACCTCCGCGATGATCGAGGATGGCTCTATTTACCCCGTTATGAACGGACAAACCGTTTTTAAAAATGCGGTAGTCCGTTTTCCGGAAGTAATTATGGAAGCTTTGCAACAAAACAATTACCAACCCCAGGATATTGATATGCTGATACCGCACCAGGCAAACCTGCGGATTATTCAGTTTATACAACAAAAAATGAAATTACCCGCCGAAAAAGTTTTTAGTAACATTCAGCGGTACGGTAACACTACGGCGGCCTCGGTGCCCATTGCTTTAAGCGAAGCCGTAGAACAAGGCAAAATTAAATCCGGCGATTTGGTTTGTCTGGCGGCCTTTGGCAGCGGCTTTACCTGGGCTTCGGCCTTAATCCGGTGGAGCTAA
- a CDS encoding metal-dependent transcriptional regulator translates to MLSYTEENYIKTIYKLSQGVDKEVNTNAIAETLQTKAASVSDMLRKLSSKNIIFYVKYRGVSLSPEGQRIALQIIRKHRLWEVFLVEKLHFNWDEVHEVAEELEHITSPLLVQRLDEFLDFPKTDPHGDPIPSADGILTDPVKVVAADLEVNTTGVVSGVKDTRPLFLQHLDKIGLHLGVQITVLDQIAYDKSLEIKVENNKTLVISHEVARNLLVSV, encoded by the coding sequence GTGCTGAGCTACACGGAAGAAAATTATATCAAAACCATTTACAAGCTGTCGCAAGGCGTTGATAAAGAAGTAAATACCAATGCGATTGCCGAAACGCTGCAGACCAAAGCGGCCTCGGTGAGTGATATGCTGCGGAAGCTAAGCAGTAAAAATATTATTTTTTATGTTAAATACCGAGGGGTTTCCCTTTCACCGGAAGGACAGCGAATCGCGTTGCAGATCATTCGCAAGCACCGGCTGTGGGAAGTGTTTTTGGTAGAAAAACTGCATTTTAATTGGGATGAAGTACACGAAGTGGCCGAAGAACTGGAACATATCACCTCTCCCCTGCTGGTGCAGCGCCTGGACGAGTTTTTAGACTTTCCCAAAACGGACCCGCACGGCGACCCGATACCCTCCGCAGATGGCATACTCACTGACCCAGTAAAAGTGGTAGCCGCCGATTTGGAAGTAAATACTACCGGCGTAGTAAGCGGCGTAAAAGACACCCGACCTTTGTTTTTGCAGCACCTCGATAAAATTGGTTTGCATTTAGGCGTGCAAATAACCGTTCTGGACCAGATTGCTTATGATAAATCCCTGGAAATTAAAGTAGAAAACAACAAGACCTTGGTTATATCGCACGAAGTAGCCCGTAATCTACTCGTATCTGTTTAG
- a CDS encoding Nramp family divalent metal transporter, whose amino-acid sequence MINQDSFPIGKSLEEVNASVDTTRQTGFWRKLLSFMGPAYLVSVGYMDPGNWATDIAGGSQFGYKLLWVLLMSNLMALLLQSLSARLGVVRGKDLAQASRESYPRIINVPLYILAEIAIAACDLAEVLGMAIGLQLLFGLPLIWGVSLTVLDTFLLLFLINQGMRKMEAFILVLVSIIGSAFILEMFFAKPALTEIASGLVPSIPNNEALYIAIGIIGATVMPHNLYLHSSLVQTRKFERSVEGIRRAIKFNFIDSAIALNMALFVNAAILILAATAFYKNGMFAVAEIKDAHKFLAPLLGSKWAPILFAVALIAAGQSSTLTGTLAGQIVMEGYLNFRIQPWLRRMITRLLAVGPALFVIIYFGEEYTGRLLVFSQVVLSLQLGFAVIPLIHFVSSRTRMGEFAIGTWLKSGAWLVATIIVLLNIKLVYEEISGWLTASSYPIIIWLTVVPMALACLFLLLYITFQPFVVKALHHHPVAKHYRAVEYQPLAKPIYSRVAIALDFSEVDKHVINNALAIGNQSAEYVLIHIVETAGALVMGPDIVDYETSSDQQNLDRYAKDLRAKGYQVTVKLGYGNPKKCIPIIVKDFDAELLVMGSHGHQLMKDLILGTTIDSVRHSVKIPVLIV is encoded by the coding sequence ATGATCAATCAAGATTCTTTTCCCATAGGTAAATCTTTAGAAGAAGTAAACGCCTCCGTAGATACCACCCGGCAAACAGGTTTCTGGCGCAAATTACTTTCTTTTATGGGCCCTGCTTACCTGGTAAGCGTCGGGTACATGGACCCGGGCAATTGGGCCACCGACATTGCCGGCGGCAGTCAGTTTGGGTATAAACTGCTGTGGGTGTTGCTGATGTCGAACTTGATGGCCTTATTGTTACAAAGTTTAAGCGCCCGGTTGGGGGTGGTACGCGGCAAAGATTTAGCCCAGGCCTCGCGCGAATCGTACCCCCGCATTATAAATGTGCCTTTGTATATCTTAGCCGAAATTGCCATTGCGGCCTGCGACCTGGCCGAAGTACTGGGCATGGCCATTGGGTTACAACTGTTATTTGGCTTACCTCTTATTTGGGGCGTAAGCTTAACCGTACTCGATACTTTTTTGCTGCTTTTTTTAATAAATCAGGGCATGCGTAAAATGGAAGCTTTTATTCTGGTTTTAGTAAGTATTATCGGCAGCGCCTTTATACTGGAAATGTTTTTTGCTAAACCCGCTTTAACCGAGATTGCTTCCGGCCTAGTGCCTTCCATTCCTAATAACGAGGCTTTGTACATTGCTATTGGCATTATTGGGGCCACTGTAATGCCGCACAACCTGTACTTGCATTCGTCGTTGGTGCAAACCCGCAAATTTGAGCGTAGCGTAGAAGGCATCCGGCGGGCCATTAAATTTAACTTTATTGATTCGGCCATTGCTTTAAACATGGCCTTGTTTGTAAACGCCGCAATTTTAATTCTGGCGGCGACGGCTTTTTACAAAAACGGTATGTTTGCCGTCGCCGAAATTAAAGATGCGCATAAGTTTCTGGCTCCTTTGCTGGGTTCTAAATGGGCGCCTATTTTGTTTGCGGTAGCGCTAATTGCCGCTGGCCAAAGTTCTACGCTTACCGGTACTTTAGCCGGCCAGATTGTAATGGAAGGCTACTTAAACTTCCGCATTCAGCCCTGGCTCCGGCGCATGATTACCCGTTTACTGGCCGTTGGTCCGGCTTTGTTCGTTATTATTTACTTCGGCGAAGAATATACGGGCAGATTGTTGGTTTTTAGTCAGGTAGTTTTAAGTTTACAGCTCGGGTTTGCCGTTATTCCCTTAATTCATTTTGTAAGCAGCCGCACCCGCATGGGGGAATTTGCGATTGGTACTTGGCTTAAATCAGGAGCTTGGCTGGTCGCCACCATTATTGTTCTCTTAAATATTAAGCTGGTTTACGAAGAAATCTCGGGCTGGCTAACTGCTAGCTCCTACCCCATTATAATCTGGCTGACGGTAGTTCCGATGGCGCTGGCTTGTTTATTTTTATTGCTGTATATCACATTTCAGCCTTTCGTAGTGAAAGCTTTGCATCATCATCCGGTGGCGAAACACTACCGGGCAGTCGAGTATCAACCCTTAGCGAAACCTATTTACTCGCGGGTAGCCATTGCCTTAGATTTTAGCGAAGTAGATAAACACGTTATTAATAATGCTTTGGCCATTGGTAACCAGTCCGCCGAATATGTGCTGATTCATATTGTGGAGACCGCCGGCGCCTTAGTTATGGGGCCGGATATTGTGGATTACGAAACTAGCTCCGACCAGCAAAATTTAGATCGTTACGCGAAAGATCTTCGCGCAAAAGGCTACCAGGTAACCGTAAAGTTAGGTTACGGCAATCCAAAAAAATGCATCCCCATAATAGTAAAAGATTTTGATGCCGAGTTATTAGTAATGGGTTCCCACGGACACCAACTCATGAAAGATTTAATACTGGGCACTACCATTGATTCGGTGCGGCATTCAGTTAAAATTCCGGTACTTATTGTTTAA
- a CDS encoding thioredoxin family protein has product MRFLPTFFKFFIALLLVASVVPAFSKSVLHPPGKTKKGAINWLTFEQAVAQSKKEPRKIFIDVYTDWCGWCRKMEKSTFTDPVLADYVNKNFYAVRLDAESQEPITLDGKTFNYNQQKRAHELAFILLQGQLSFPTTVYLDENLKILAPVPGYLDVPAFRDIITFFGDNHYKKLTFPQYTANLKTAKKAN; this is encoded by the coding sequence ATGCGCTTCTTACCTACTTTTTTTAAATTTTTTATTGCCTTGTTGCTGGTGGCTTCCGTTGTTCCAGCTTTTAGTAAATCCGTTCTTCATCCGCCGGGTAAAACCAAGAAAGGCGCTATAAATTGGTTAACTTTTGAGCAGGCCGTGGCGCAATCTAAAAAAGAACCCCGTAAAATTTTTATCGACGTGTATACCGATTGGTGCGGCTGGTGCCGGAAAATGGAAAAAAGCACTTTTACCGATCCCGTTTTAGCAGATTACGTGAACAAAAATTTTTACGCCGTTAGGTTAGATGCCGAAAGCCAAGAACCTATTACCCTGGATGGTAAAACTTTTAATTACAACCAACAGAAAAGAGCCCACGAGTTAGCTTTTATTTTGCTGCAAGGTCAGTTGAGCTTCCCGACTACGGTTTATTTAGACGAAAATTTAAAAATATTGGCACCTGTGCCGGGTTATCTGGATGTGCCGGCTTTCCGGGATATAATTACCTTTTTTGGCGACAATCATTATAAAAAATTAACTTTCCCGCAGTATACCGCTAATTTAAAAACAGCCAAAAAGGCAAATTAA
- the mnmE gene encoding tRNA uridine-5-carboxymethylaminomethyl(34) synthesis GTPase MnmE, which translates to MGNTTYLHSTDTIVALATAAGKGAISVIRLSGPQAISICNAIFSGKNLLEQPSHTIHFGTIRDGARVVDEVLVSLFVAPHSYTTENVVEISCHGSDYIVQEIIKLILQKGARLAQAGEFTKRAFLNGKFDLTQAEAVADLIAADSSKAHEVAIKQMRGGFSVEIKALRAQLIHFASLIELELDFGEEDVEFADRAALENLVHHLQNLIRNLLQSFTLGNVLKNGVATVIVGKPNAGKSTLLNVLLNEEKAIVSDTPGTTRDFIEDEISIEGILFRFIDTAGLRETQDKVEAMGVERSRQKIEEAALVIYLFDVNELTPADLATELAALNVPDKPLLAVANKVDLAADLEVAAYQAIAPVLFIAAADKIGITELKQHLLRAVNQGDLTTGANTIVTNLRHYASLEQTYQALDAVLQGLANGTTGDFLASDIRRALYALGEITGDITTDDLLENIFSKFCIGK; encoded by the coding sequence TTGGGAAATACAACCTATCTCCATTCCACAGATACCATTGTAGCTTTAGCCACGGCGGCCGGTAAGGGTGCCATCTCGGTTATCCGTTTATCCGGTCCGCAAGCCATTAGCATTTGTAATGCAATTTTTAGTGGAAAGAACTTGCTGGAGCAACCTTCTCATACCATTCACTTTGGTACCATTCGAGATGGTGCCCGCGTAGTGGATGAAGTATTGGTTTCCTTGTTTGTAGCGCCGCATTCTTACACCACAGAAAATGTAGTAGAAATTTCTTGTCACGGCTCCGATTACATTGTACAGGAAATCATTAAACTTATACTTCAAAAAGGTGCTCGGTTGGCGCAAGCGGGTGAATTTACGAAACGCGCTTTCTTAAACGGGAAATTCGATTTAACGCAAGCCGAAGCCGTGGCGGATCTGATTGCCGCCGATTCTTCGAAAGCGCACGAAGTAGCTATAAAACAAATGCGCGGTGGGTTTTCAGTTGAAATTAAAGCCTTGCGTGCCCAACTCATTCATTTTGCCTCGTTAATCGAACTTGAATTAGATTTTGGTGAAGAAGATGTAGAATTTGCCGATCGTGCGGCTCTGGAAAACCTGGTTCATCATCTGCAAAATCTTATTCGTAATTTGCTCCAATCTTTTACTTTGGGTAATGTGCTTAAAAATGGCGTAGCCACGGTTATTGTGGGTAAACCCAACGCGGGTAAATCTACTTTACTGAATGTACTTTTAAACGAAGAAAAAGCTATTGTCTCGGATACCCCGGGCACTACCCGCGATTTTATCGAAGACGAAATATCCATTGAAGGCATATTATTCCGGTTTATTGATACCGCTGGTTTGCGCGAAACCCAGGACAAAGTAGAAGCCATGGGCGTAGAACGGTCGCGCCAGAAAATAGAAGAAGCAGCGCTCGTTATTTACCTTTTCGACGTGAATGAACTCACCCCAGCGGACTTAGCTACCGAGTTGGCTGCTTTAAACGTGCCGGATAAACCGCTTTTGGCCGTTGCGAACAAAGTAGATTTAGCCGCTGATCTAGAGGTAGCAGCCTACCAAGCTATAGCCCCCGTGTTATTTATTGCGGCGGCTGATAAAATAGGAATCACCGAGCTAAAGCAACACTTACTCCGCGCCGTGAACCAAGGCGACCTCACCACCGGTGCCAACACCATTGTTACCAACCTACGCCACTACGCCAGTTTAGAACAAACCTACCAAGCCCTCGATGCGGTTTTACAAGGCTTAGCCAACGGCACCACCGGCGATTTTCTCGCATCCGACATCCGAAGAGCCTTATACGCTTTAGGAGAAATAACCGGTGATATTACTACGGATGATTTGTTGGAAAATATTTTCAGTAAGTTTTGCATTGGTAAGTGA
- a CDS encoding winged helix-turn-helix transcriptional regulator yields the protein MRDDRFTGESCAMTRAMATLGSKWKPIIIHTINTRKVRFGQLNALIPLITRKVLTEQLKELEEDGILFRESFSELPPRVEYSLTEKGQALLPILASVCEWNARFENTHACSLGKAHYKVDAIE from the coding sequence ATGAGAGACGATAGATTTACCGGGGAAAGCTGCGCCATGACCCGGGCCATGGCTACCCTCGGCAGCAAATGGAAGCCGATTATAATTCATACTATTAATACCCGGAAAGTACGCTTTGGGCAACTAAATGCCTTAATTCCCCTGATTACCCGGAAAGTATTAACCGAGCAATTAAAGGAACTGGAGGAAGACGGTATCTTGTTCCGGGAGTCTTTTAGCGAACTGCCACCCCGCGTGGAGTACTCTTTAACCGAAAAAGGCCAGGCTTTATTACCAATATTAGCCTCGGTGTGCGAATGGAACGCCCGGTTCGAAAATACTCATGCGTGTTCATTGGGTAAAGCCCACTACAAAGTGGATGCAATAGAATAG